A DNA window from ANME-2 cluster archaeon contains the following coding sequences:
- a CDS encoding aminotransferase class I/II-fold pyridoxal phosphate-dependent enzyme — MNQTRKFVSDRVRVVPPSGIRKFFDMVIGMDDVISLGVGEPDFVTPWHIREACIYSLEKGFTSYTSNAGLLELREAVSNSFQRDYGVNYDPVDQILVTTGVSEAADLALRAVVNPGDEVIVHEPSYVSYKPCIVFSGGNPVTVSTTRENEFRLTGAQLEDAITPKTKAIILSYPNNPTGAVMGRKDFEEVADVAVEHDLLVISDEVYDKLTYNGKHTCFSSLNGMDERTILLNGLSKSHAMTGLRIGYAMGPPDIIKAMLLIHQYTMLCAPITSQIGAIEALNKGDSEMQAMVREYNRRRKLFVTGLNELGLDCFEPRGAFYAFPSVQSTGMTSSQFAEELLNQQKVAVVPGDVFGESGAGFLRCSYASGLDELKTALERIETFLG, encoded by the coding sequence ATGAACCAGACACGAAAATTTGTTTCTGACAGGGTACGTGTGGTCCCACCTTCGGGTATCAGGAAATTCTTTGATATGGTCATCGGTATGGATGATGTTATCTCCCTGGGTGTGGGCGAACCTGATTTTGTTACGCCCTGGCATATCAGGGAAGCATGTATCTATTCACTGGAGAAAGGTTTCACGTCATATACTTCCAACGCCGGCCTGCTTGAACTCAGGGAAGCCGTGTCCAACTCGTTCCAGAGGGACTATGGAGTGAACTATGACCCCGTAGACCAGATACTTGTAACCACCGGTGTCAGCGAGGCCGCTGACCTTGCCCTGCGTGCTGTGGTCAATCCGGGGGATGAAGTCATTGTCCACGAGCCCAGTTACGTATCGTATAAACCGTGTATTGTTTTTTCCGGAGGCAATCCTGTTACCGTTTCCACTACCCGGGAAAACGAATTCCGGTTGACAGGGGCACAACTGGAAGATGCTATTACCCCAAAGACCAAAGCCATCATACTGAGCTACCCCAACAACCCGACCGGTGCTGTGATGGGGAGGAAGGATTTTGAGGAAGTGGCAGATGTGGCAGTGGAACACGACCTGCTGGTCATATCTGATGAGGTGTACGACAAGCTTACCTACAACGGTAAACACACCTGTTTTTCATCACTCAACGGTATGGATGAACGTACCATACTGCTAAACGGCCTGTCAAAGTCCCATGCCATGACCGGGCTGCGCATTGGATATGCCATGGGCCCGCCCGATATTATCAAAGCCATGCTGCTCATTCACCAGTATACCATGTTATGCGCACCCATCACATCCCAGATAGGGGCTATCGAGGCTCTGAACAAAGGCGATTCCGAGATGCAGGCCATGGTCAGGGAATATAACCGGCGAAGGAAGCTTTTTGTAACAGGACTCAACGAGCTGGGCCTGGACTGCTTTGAGCCAAGAGGTGCATTCTACGCATTCCCGTCTGTGCAATCCACAGGCATGACCTCATCGCAGTTTGCAGAAGAACTGTTAAACCAGCAAAAGGTGGCCGTGGTTCCCGGAGATGTATTCGGGGAATCGGGTGCCGGATTTTTACGATGTTCCTATGCTTCCGGTCTGGATGAACTAAAAACCGCGCTTGAACGTATAGAAACGTTCCTGGGTTGA